In a genomic window of Bradyrhizobium sp. LLZ17:
- a CDS encoding oxaloacetate decarboxylase, with the protein MAFRSRRETLRSILSGSACIHPGSVYDAISIRIAEDLGFPLGMFGGSAASLAVLGDADVALITLTELAEQMRRMSRAATLPVLVDADHGYGNALNVRRTVQELETAGAAGLTIEDTLLPAAFGETKAQLISLEEGVGKMKAALDGRSDPSLVIMGRTGAASITSLDDAICRAQAYEAAGVDALFFTGIKSRAELDAIAAATRLPVVLGGAPEELNVLDYLAARRVRIALQGHAPIAAATQAVYDTLKALREGTSPKALKGLASAELTSRVMREADVKARSADVLGLKK; encoded by the coding sequence ATGGCCTTCCGTTCCCGCCGCGAAACACTGCGTTCGATCTTGTCGGGTTCGGCCTGCATCCATCCCGGCTCCGTCTACGACGCCATCTCGATCCGCATCGCCGAGGATCTCGGTTTCCCGCTCGGCATGTTCGGCGGCTCGGCTGCCTCGCTCGCCGTGCTCGGTGATGCCGACGTCGCGCTGATCACGCTGACCGAACTCGCCGAGCAGATGCGGCGGATGTCGCGCGCCGCAACACTTCCGGTGCTGGTCGATGCCGACCACGGCTATGGCAATGCGCTCAACGTCCGCCGCACCGTGCAGGAGCTGGAGACGGCGGGCGCGGCCGGCCTCACCATCGAGGACACGCTGTTGCCGGCGGCCTTCGGGGAGACGAAGGCGCAGTTGATCTCGCTGGAAGAAGGTGTCGGCAAGATGAAGGCCGCGCTCGATGGCCGCAGCGATCCCTCGCTTGTCATCATGGGCCGTACCGGCGCGGCGTCGATCACCTCGCTCGACGACGCCATTTGTCGCGCGCAGGCCTATGAAGCCGCCGGAGTCGATGCCTTGTTCTTCACCGGGATCAAGTCACGCGCCGAGCTCGATGCGATTGCGGCGGCGACGCGTCTGCCGGTCGTGCTTGGCGGCGCGCCGGAGGAATTGAACGTGCTCGACTATCTCGCCGCCCGGCGCGTCCGCATCGCGCTCCAGGGCCACGCGCCGATCGCCGCCGCAACGCAGGCCGTTTACGACACGCTGAAGGCGTTGCGCGAAGGCACGTCGCCGAAAGCGCTCAAGGGATTGGCGTCTGCCGAACTGACCAGCCGCGTCATGCGCGAGGCCGACGTCAAGGCGCGCAGCGCCGATGTCCTCGGGCTGAAGAAATGA
- a CDS encoding acylphosphatase, protein MSRAILQVVIRGRVQGVGYRAWLESQAVSCGLEGWVRNRRDGSVEALFAGAPKHVAEMVALCRHGPPSSRVDNVTSETAGVDELNLRRAGEAFSVLPTV, encoded by the coding sequence ATGAGCCGGGCGATCCTGCAGGTCGTGATCCGCGGCCGCGTCCAGGGCGTCGGTTATCGGGCCTGGCTCGAATCCCAGGCGGTCAGCTGCGGGCTCGAAGGCTGGGTCCGCAACCGCCGCGACGGCAGCGTCGAAGCGCTGTTCGCTGGCGCGCCAAAGCATGTCGCCGAGATGGTCGCCCTGTGCCGCCACGGCCCGCCGTCCTCGCGCGTCGACAATGTCACCAGCGAGACGGCCGGTGTGGACGAGTTGAACTTGCGCAGGGCAGGGGAAGCGTTCTCGGTGCTGCCGACGGTTTGA
- a CDS encoding ATP-binding protein yields the protein MFKKASQQRDLFESERSFRLLVEGVADYALYMLDPSGIITSWNIGGERIKGYSPDEILGQHFSRFYTEVDRANGKPARALGIARDKGRYEEEGWRVRKDGSFFWASVVIDPIREDGQLIGFAKITRDITERRDAQLKLEAMQKQLAESQKFDALGQLTGGVAHDFNNLLMIISGSLHMLKKGAADDPKLHRAISAIETATKRGAALTSQLLTFARRQSVNPQPIDFAERIAAIREVLDAGVGSSVRLAFDIDREVWAIRTDASELETALLNLVINARDAMPEGGTVTISARNLVLDETLLRGEFVAIGVADTGLGIPSDVVDKIFEPFFTTKPIGKGTGLGLSQVHGFAHQAGGTVKVASELGKGTTFTILLPRGTDAPVRETAEVPSFRGSGTVLLVEDNPDVAVVSVGLLEQLGYRVRRVPDAEAALRELEHNGVDFVFSDIVMPGKMDGLSLAHHLRQVHPGLPILLATGYSEAAADVRGDFPILRKPYEIHELSEAIAKLPR from the coding sequence ATGTTCAAAAAGGCCAGTCAGCAGAGAGACTTGTTCGAAAGCGAGCGCAGTTTTCGGCTGTTGGTTGAAGGGGTTGCCGACTACGCACTGTATATGCTGGACCCATCGGGGATCATCACGAGCTGGAATATCGGCGGCGAGCGCATCAAGGGTTATTCGCCCGACGAGATCCTCGGCCAGCACTTTTCGCGCTTCTACACCGAGGTCGACCGGGCGAACGGCAAGCCGGCCCGGGCGCTCGGCATTGCGCGCGACAAGGGACGCTATGAGGAGGAAGGCTGGCGCGTCCGCAAGGACGGCAGCTTCTTCTGGGCGAGTGTCGTCATCGACCCAATCCGCGAAGACGGTCAGCTCATCGGTTTTGCCAAGATCACACGCGACATCACAGAACGGCGCGATGCGCAGCTGAAACTTGAGGCGATGCAGAAGCAGCTCGCCGAGTCTCAGAAGTTCGACGCACTCGGCCAGCTCACCGGCGGGGTTGCCCACGACTTCAACAATCTCCTGATGATCATCAGCGGCAGCCTTCACATGCTGAAGAAGGGCGCGGCCGACGATCCCAAGCTTCATCGAGCGATCTCCGCAATCGAGACCGCGACCAAGCGCGGCGCGGCGCTGACGAGCCAGCTCCTTACCTTCGCACGCCGACAGAGCGTCAATCCGCAGCCGATCGATTTTGCCGAACGCATCGCCGCGATCCGCGAGGTGCTCGATGCCGGCGTCGGCAGCTCCGTCCGCCTCGCCTTCGACATCGACCGCGAGGTCTGGGCGATCAGGACCGACGCCTCCGAGCTCGAGACGGCGCTGCTCAATCTGGTCATCAACGCCCGCGATGCAATGCCCGAGGGCGGCACCGTCACGATCAGCGCCCGCAACCTCGTGCTGGACGAGACGCTGTTGAGGGGCGAGTTCGTCGCGATCGGCGTGGCCGACACTGGGCTCGGCATTCCCTCCGACGTCGTCGACAAGATCTTCGAACCGTTCTTCACCACCAAGCCGATCGGCAAGGGCACGGGTCTCGGTCTCTCTCAGGTGCACGGCTTCGCCCACCAGGCCGGCGGCACCGTGAAGGTCGCAAGCGAGCTCGGCAAGGGCACCACCTTCACCATCCTGTTGCCGCGCGGAACGGACGCGCCGGTGCGGGAAACGGCAGAGGTGCCGTCGTTCCGCGGCAGCGGCACGGTGCTGCTGGTCGAAGATAATCCCGATGTCGCCGTCGTCAGTGTCGGCCTGCTGGAGCAGCTCGGCTACCGCGTCCGCCGTGTCCCCGACGCCGAAGCCGCGCTGCGCGAACTCGAGCACAACGGCGTCGACTTCGTGTTCTCGGACATCGTGATGCCCGGCAAGATGGATGGCCTCAGTCTCGCTCACCATCTGCGCCAGGTTCATCCCGGCCTGCCGATCCTGCTCGCCACCGGCTACAGCGAAGCCGCCGCCGATGTCCGCGGCGATTTTCCGATCCTCCGCAAGCCGTATGAAATCCACGAATTGAGCGAAGCGATCGCCAAGCTGCCGCGGTAA
- a CDS encoding LysR substrate-binding domain-containing protein: MAATLDIATVHAFLLVADLQSFTRAAEVLGTTQAAISLKLQRLETLLGKRLVERSPRALRLTADGAAFLDRARALMQAHDRALSGEASAVQSLSLGISDHAAGPELVPLLERLHAMSSQLTLAVTIGFSREMQDAYDAGRLDAVVVRQEGSRRGGEKLTEDEFGWFAARRFTLPKGEPLPLATLAPPCGVRAIAVRALDKAGVAWRERFVGGGVTAVVAATLAGLAIAPLARRIAPPGLIDIGPAHKLPKLGSSKVMLHSKVSDPAKVAALRAIAATFRSLAAT, encoded by the coding sequence ATGGCAGCCACCCTCGACATCGCCACCGTCCACGCTTTCCTGCTGGTCGCCGACCTCCAGAGCTTTACGCGTGCCGCCGAAGTGCTCGGCACGACCCAGGCGGCCATCAGCCTGAAACTGCAACGGTTGGAGACGCTGCTGGGCAAGCGCCTCGTCGAACGGTCGCCACGCGCACTCCGGCTCACCGCGGATGGCGCCGCGTTCCTCGATCGTGCCCGCGCCTTGATGCAGGCGCATGACCGCGCGCTGTCGGGCGAGGCGTCTGCCGTGCAATCGCTCTCGCTCGGCATCTCCGATCACGCCGCCGGCCCGGAGCTGGTACCGCTGCTCGAGCGGCTGCACGCGATGTCCTCGCAGCTTACCCTAGCCGTCACCATCGGCTTCTCGCGCGAGATGCAGGATGCCTATGACGCAGGACGGCTCGATGCAGTGGTCGTCCGCCAGGAAGGCAGCCGCCGTGGCGGCGAGAAGCTGACCGAGGACGAGTTCGGCTGGTTCGCGGCGAGGCGCTTCACGCTGCCGAAGGGAGAGCCGCTGCCGCTCGCAACGCTCGCCCCTCCCTGCGGCGTCCGCGCCATCGCCGTGCGCGCGCTCGACAAAGCCGGGGTCGCCTGGCGCGAGCGCTTTGTCGGCGGCGGCGTCACCGCGGTGGTTGCGGCCACGCTTGCCGGCCTTGCGATCGCACCGCTGGCGCGGCGGATCGCGCCTCCCGGGTTGATCGATATCGGGCCCGCCCACAAGCTGCCAAAACTCGGCAGCTCGAAGGTGATGCTGCATTCGAAGGTCAGCGATCCCGCCAAGGTAGCCGCGCTACGCGCGATCGCGGCGACGTTTCGGAGCCTTGCGGCGACATAG
- a CDS encoding DNA helicase — MRLSAPIYHLKRKAKRLSRGEGIPLHDALDRIAVSEGFSAWSMLAAKAAAVTPANRLFPHVQPGDLVLVGARPGQGKTLMSLELAVEAMRSGRRAAFFSLEYTERDVLDRIRAIGVDPAQFADMFEVDCSDAISADYVVKQMAAALPGTVVVIDYLQLLDQRRENPDLTVQVRALKSFARDKGLIVVFISQIDRSYDPSVKPCPDLSDVRLPNPLDLKLFDKTCFLNDAEVQFRAAS; from the coding sequence ATGAGATTGTCCGCACCGATCTATCATCTCAAGCGCAAGGCCAAGCGCCTGTCCCGCGGAGAAGGCATTCCGCTGCACGATGCGCTCGACCGCATTGCCGTGAGCGAAGGGTTTTCGGCCTGGAGCATGCTCGCGGCGAAAGCCGCCGCAGTGACGCCGGCCAACCGACTGTTCCCCCACGTCCAGCCGGGTGACCTGGTGCTGGTCGGGGCGCGTCCCGGCCAAGGCAAGACCCTGATGAGCCTCGAACTTGCCGTCGAGGCCATGAGGTCGGGACGTCGAGCCGCGTTCTTCTCGCTCGAATATACCGAGCGCGATGTGCTGGACCGTATCCGCGCGATCGGCGTGGACCCGGCGCAATTCGCTGACATGTTCGAGGTCGATTGTTCCGACGCGATCAGCGCCGATTACGTCGTCAAGCAGATGGCCGCGGCGCTCCCCGGCACGGTCGTGGTGATCGACTATCTGCAACTGCTCGACCAGCGGCGGGAAAACCCCGATCTGACCGTCCAGGTGCGCGCGCTGAAATCCTTCGCACGCGACAAGGGCCTGATCGTCGTCTTCATCTCCCAGATCGACCGGTCCTATGATCCCTCCGTCAAGCCCTGCCCCGATCTCAGCGATGTCAGGCTGCCGAACCCGCTCGATTTGAAGCTGTTCGACAAGACCTGCTTCCTGAACGATGCCGAGGTTCAGTTCCGCGCAGCGAGCTGA
- the lipB gene encoding lipoyl(octanoyl) transferase LipB, producing MVNSPQNPRQDLDLAPFSAATGEPVEWRISDAPVPYPEAVAVMEARVAAIAAGEAPELVWLLEHPPLYTSGTSGKASDLLDPRFPTFATGRGGQLTYHGPGQRVAYVMLDLKRRRPDVRAYVASLEELILRTLAAFNVRGERREDRVGVWVKRPDKGTEHEDKIAAIGVRLKRWVSFHGIAINIEPELEHFDGIVPCGVADPRYGVTSLVDLGQLVTMADVDIALRQAFEELFGPTRALVPEAAA from the coding sequence ATGGTTAACTCGCCCCAGAACCCTCGCCAGGACCTCGATCTAGCGCCGTTTTCCGCCGCCACGGGCGAACCCGTGGAGTGGCGGATTTCGGACGCGCCCGTGCCCTATCCGGAGGCTGTGGCCGTGATGGAGGCCCGAGTGGCGGCGATCGCCGCAGGCGAGGCTCCGGAGCTGGTCTGGCTGCTCGAACACCCCCCGCTCTATACCTCCGGCACCTCGGGCAAGGCTTCCGACCTGCTCGACCCCCGATTCCCGACCTTTGCGACCGGTCGCGGTGGGCAGCTCACCTATCACGGGCCCGGCCAGCGCGTGGCCTATGTCATGCTCGACCTCAAGCGGCGCCGGCCGGACGTGCGGGCCTATGTCGCGAGCCTGGAGGAACTGATCCTGCGCACGCTCGCGGCGTTCAACGTTCGCGGCGAACGGCGCGAGGATCGGGTCGGTGTCTGGGTCAAGCGGCCCGACAAGGGGACGGAGCACGAGGACAAGATCGCCGCGATCGGCGTCCGGCTGAAACGCTGGGTGTCATTCCACGGTATCGCCATCAATATCGAGCCGGAGCTGGAGCACTTCGACGGCATCGTGCCCTGCGGCGTCGCCGATCCTCGCTACGGCGTCACCTCGCTGGTCGATCTCGGCCAGCTCGTGACCATGGCCGATGTCGACATCGCGCTCCGGCAAGCCTTTGAAGAGCTGTTCGGCCCGACCAGAGCGCTGGTGCCGGAAGCCGCCGCCTAG
- a CDS encoding FliM/FliN family flagellar motor switch protein gives MPTLDKVTVDLMVVLGTTTMPIHQVLRLSRGAIIELDATEADEVKVLANNLPVASGVVLVDRNRIAVEVKQMLPRTTGTR, from the coding sequence GTGCCTACTCTCGATAAAGTCACCGTGGATCTCATGGTCGTCCTCGGGACGACCACCATGCCGATCCATCAAGTATTACGTCTTTCCCGCGGTGCCATCATCGAGCTGGACGCAACCGAGGCCGACGAGGTCAAGGTTTTGGCCAACAACCTGCCGGTCGCGTCCGGCGTCGTGCTGGTCGACCGCAACCGCATCGCAGTCGAGGTCAAGCAGATGCTGCCACGCACGACCGGCACGCGGTAA
- a CDS encoding polysaccharide deacetylase family protein gives MIGSSGALQTRSWTVLLLGLLTTGSPAALAADCPGHPGALGTSRTIVVDPREHPRIGTMQYRETLPLKDHEVVLTFDDGPLPKYSNQVLKILADECIKATFFTIGAQAKANPEGVRKLVAAGHTVATHSMTHPLTFDRMPIEKAEAEINGGIEWTSAAMTDPSQLAPFFRIPGLMRAERVEEYLISRGIQVWSADFPADDWRHVSPDRVYQLAIQRLEAKGKGILLLHDIQPRTVAALPKIIRELKARGYRIVHVVPATADRPATPTAPVEWLLHPPTETTPIARWPAVPNFVFMQTRTLPAPAVADLNVQAVHQALLPRRTMAQADVAATLPVPGRDLFAIPEGSIEVLLSTTLSRRAATRLAMAAETPHAGKGKAARMQARRTARAAHAAPKHVSQANGATPPPTRVASLKKRAQ, from the coding sequence ATGATCGGCAGTAGCGGTGCTCTCCAGACGCGATCATGGACCGTCCTGCTTCTGGGATTGCTGACCACGGGCTCGCCGGCGGCGCTTGCGGCCGATTGTCCGGGTCATCCGGGCGCGCTCGGCACGTCCCGTACCATCGTTGTCGATCCGCGCGAGCATCCGCGCATCGGCACCATGCAGTACCGCGAGACGCTGCCGCTGAAGGACCACGAAGTGGTCCTGACCTTCGACGACGGGCCGCTGCCGAAATATTCCAACCAGGTGCTCAAGATCCTGGCTGACGAGTGCATCAAGGCGACCTTCTTCACCATCGGCGCGCAGGCCAAGGCCAACCCCGAGGGTGTGCGCAAGCTGGTCGCAGCCGGCCACACCGTCGCCACGCACAGCATGACCCATCCGCTGACGTTCGACAGAATGCCGATCGAGAAGGCCGAGGCCGAGATCAATGGCGGCATCGAGTGGACGTCGGCCGCGATGACCGATCCGTCGCAGCTTGCGCCGTTTTTCCGGATTCCCGGACTGATGCGCGCCGAACGCGTCGAGGAGTATCTGATCTCGCGCGGCATCCAGGTGTGGAGCGCGGATTTCCCGGCGGACGACTGGCGCCACGTGTCGCCTGACCGCGTCTACCAGCTCGCGATCCAGCGGCTGGAGGCCAAGGGCAAGGGCATTCTGCTGCTGCACGACATCCAGCCCCGCACGGTCGCGGCGCTGCCAAAGATCATCCGCGAGCTGAAGGCGCGCGGCTATCGCATCGTGCATGTGGTGCCCGCCACCGCAGACCGGCCGGCGACGCCGACCGCGCCGGTGGAATGGCTGCTGCATCCGCCGACGGAGACGACGCCGATCGCGCGCTGGCCGGCGGTGCCGAATTTCGTGTTCATGCAGACCCGGACGCTTCCGGCGCCCGCCGTTGCTGATCTCAACGTGCAAGCGGTGCACCAGGCCCTACTGCCGCGCAGGACCATGGCGCAGGCGGATGTCGCGGCCACCCTGCCCGTGCCCGGCCGCGATCTCTTCGCGATCCCGGAAGGATCGATCGAGGTGCTGCTGTCGACGACATTGTCGCGGCGCGCCGCGACGCGGCTCGCCATGGCGGCCGAGACGCCTCATGCCGGCAAAGGCAAGGCAGCCAGGATGCAGGCGCGGCGGACGGCGCGCGCTGCGCATGCCGCGCCGAAACACGTAAGCCAGGCCAACGGCGCTACGCCGCCGCCGACGCGGGTCGCCAGCCTGAAGAAGCGGGCGCAGTAG
- a CDS encoding polysaccharide deacetylase family protein: MTKILGLSCTSMSVAVALAALVGTASAADCPRKDTLGTSRVLSVDARTTPRVGLKSFPQTLPLADHEVVLTFDDGPNPPTTSKVLAALAQECVRATFFLVGLPASEHPDMVKRIAREGHTIGHHTWSHAYMARIPFDKATSEIDRGIAADEMALNGAATTTPSTPFFRFPYFEQTQAELDLLQSRGIAVFGADLWASDWEEMTPDEELKLITERLAAAGKGIILFHDPKARTAAMMPAFLRYLRENGYHVVHIIPAGAAQKNADAH, encoded by the coding sequence ATGACAAAGATACTTGGACTGAGCTGCACCTCGATGTCGGTGGCCGTAGCGCTCGCCGCGCTCGTCGGCACCGCCTCGGCCGCCGACTGCCCGCGCAAGGACACGCTCGGCACCTCGCGGGTGCTGAGCGTCGATGCCAGGACCACGCCGCGCGTGGGGCTGAAGAGCTTTCCGCAGACCCTGCCGCTCGCCGACCACGAGGTCGTGCTGACCTTCGACGACGGTCCAAATCCGCCGACCACCTCGAAGGTGCTGGCGGCGCTCGCGCAGGAATGCGTGCGCGCGACCTTCTTCCTGGTCGGGCTGCCCGCCTCTGAGCATCCCGACATGGTCAAGCGCATCGCCCGCGAGGGCCACACGATCGGCCACCACACCTGGTCGCATGCGTACATGGCGCGGATCCCGTTCGACAAGGCGACGTCCGAGATCGACCGCGGCATCGCTGCCGACGAGATGGCGCTGAACGGGGCCGCGACGACGACGCCTTCGACGCCGTTTTTCCGCTTCCCCTATTTCGAACAGACGCAGGCCGAGCTCGACCTGCTCCAGTCGCGCGGCATCGCCGTGTTCGGCGCCGATCTCTGGGCCAGCGACTGGGAAGAGATGACGCCGGACGAGGAACTGAAGCTCATCACCGAGCGCCTGGCCGCGGCCGGCAAGGGCATCATCCTGTTCCACGATCCCAAGGCGCGCACTGCGGCCATGATGCCGGCCTTCCTGCGGTATTTGCGCGAGAACGGCTACCACGTCGTTCACATCATACCGGCAGGCGCGGCGCAGAAGAATGCCGACGCGCATTGA
- a CDS encoding helix-turn-helix domain-containing protein produces the protein MSMRVRLKADGRIVELRDGQEFPVQPFPIQPATNAAPADAGSLRVRDLRRRACLTQMEFAAKLGVPVETIRNWEQGKRAPRGPARALLAVIAHAPDMVFQALAKA, from the coding sequence ATGAGCATGCGTGTGCGGCTGAAGGCGGACGGACGGATCGTCGAGTTGCGGGACGGGCAGGAGTTTCCTGTTCAGCCGTTTCCAATCCAGCCTGCGACCAACGCGGCGCCGGCTGACGCTGGCTCGCTTAGGGTGCGCGACCTGCGCCGCCGGGCCTGCCTCACCCAGATGGAGTTCGCCGCAAAGCTCGGCGTGCCCGTCGAGACCATCCGCAACTGGGAACAAGGCAAGCGCGCCCCGCGCGGTCCGGCGAGGGCGCTGCTCGCGGTCATCGCGCATGCGCCCGATATGGTTTTCCAGGCGCTCGCCAAGGCATGA
- a CDS encoding aldo/keto reductase encodes MLFVEANGASIPAIGLGTWELSDRTCARVVEQALRLGYRHIDTAQVYDNEREVGDGLRASGVRREDVFVTTKVWTNHFAPHDLERSLKESLVRLRLPSVDLALLHWPNSHVPLAETLGALSHAKRMGLTHHIGVSNFTVALIEQAVALSPEPLVCNQVEYHPYLDQAKVRAACDQHGLALVAYSPIAKGRIKADQTLAEIGRAHRKTPAQICLRWLVQQNVSAIPRTSRVERLSENIEIFDFELAEDEMARIASLANPKGRLTDFGFAPKWD; translated from the coding sequence ATGCTGTTCGTCGAGGCCAACGGTGCAAGCATCCCGGCGATCGGGCTGGGGACCTGGGAGTTGAGCGACCGGACCTGCGCGCGCGTTGTCGAGCAGGCGCTGCGGCTCGGTTACCGCCACATCGACACCGCGCAGGTCTATGACAATGAGCGCGAGGTCGGCGACGGCTTGCGCGCCTCCGGCGTGCGTCGCGAAGACGTTTTCGTCACCACAAAAGTCTGGACCAACCATTTCGCGCCGCATGATCTCGAGCGATCGCTCAAGGAGAGCCTGGTTCGCTTGCGGCTTCCTTCCGTGGATCTCGCGCTGTTGCACTGGCCCAATTCGCACGTGCCGCTGGCGGAGACGCTGGGCGCGCTGTCGCATGCCAAGCGTATGGGCCTGACGCACCACATCGGCGTCTCCAACTTCACGGTGGCGCTGATCGAGCAGGCGGTTGCACTGTCGCCGGAGCCGCTCGTCTGCAACCAGGTCGAATATCATCCCTATCTCGACCAGGCGAAAGTGAGGGCGGCCTGCGACCAGCACGGCCTGGCGCTGGTCGCCTACAGCCCGATCGCCAAGGGCCGCATCAAGGCTGACCAGACACTCGCCGAGATCGGGCGCGCCCATCGCAAGACGCCGGCGCAAATCTGTTTGCGCTGGCTCGTGCAACAGAATGTTTCCGCGATTCCCAGAACTTCGCGCGTCGAGCGCCTATCGGAAAACATCGAGATCTTCGATTTCGAGCTGGCGGAGGACGAGATGGCCCGGATCGCATCGCTGGCCAATCCGAAGGGCCGCCTGACTGATTTCGGCTTTGCGCCGAAATGGGATTGA
- a CDS encoding DUF599 domain-containing protein: MSRHWVDITAVGFFIIEWTAYALTLEHSAYGRDSLSARMNRYREVWVRRLLDRDTRMVDMQIMASLQNGTAFFASTSLFALGGALALLHATNDAITILGKLPIDLSPSPALWELKCVGLVLICVYAFFKFAWAYRLFNYVAILFGGMPPASQRDTPQAEAHVIRTTRVFESAGRHFNRGQRAFFFALGYLGWFVSPWLLFVTTAAVVIVTWRRQFASSAWEAMAPEVVGDGEEMRKRAH, translated from the coding sequence ATGAGCAGGCATTGGGTCGACATCACCGCGGTCGGTTTCTTCATCATCGAATGGACCGCCTATGCCCTGACGCTGGAGCACTCGGCCTATGGCCGCGACAGCCTGTCGGCCCGCATGAACCGCTATCGCGAGGTCTGGGTGCGCCGGCTGCTCGACCGCGACACCCGCATGGTCGACATGCAGATCATGGCCTCGCTCCAGAACGGCACCGCGTTTTTCGCCTCCACCAGCCTGTTCGCGCTCGGCGGCGCGCTGGCGCTGCTGCATGCGACCAACGACGCCATCACCATCCTGGGCAAGCTGCCGATCGATCTCAGCCCCTCGCCGGCGCTGTGGGAATTGAAATGCGTCGGTCTGGTGCTGATTTGCGTCTACGCCTTCTTCAAATTCGCCTGGGCCTATCGGCTGTTCAACTATGTCGCGATCCTGTTCGGCGGCATGCCGCCGGCCTCGCAGCGCGATACGCCGCAGGCCGAAGCCCACGTCATCCGCACCACCCGCGTGTTCGAATCCGCCGGCCGTCACTTCAACCGCGGCCAGCGCGCCTTCTTCTTCGCACTCGGCTATCTCGGCTGGTTCGTCAGCCCGTGGCTGCTGTTCGTGACCACAGCAGCGGTGGTGATCGTGACCTGGCGCCGGCAGTTCGCGTCGAGCGCGTGGGAGGCCATGGCGCCGGAGGTGGTGGGAGATGGCGAGGAGATGCGAAAGCGCGCTCATTGA
- a CDS encoding glutathione S-transferase family protein, with protein MAALKLAIGNKNYSSWSMRPWLALRANDIPFDETVIPLYTDDPADKAKILSFSRAGKVPVLVDGDITVWDSLSIIEYIAERYPDKKLWPDDVAARAHARSVCAEMHSGFVALRSECGMNLHRPVRPVALSADALANIARVQEIWRECRTRYGANGPFLFGRFGAADAMYAPVVHRFRTFAIEVGPEAKTYMDTMMALPAFQEWTRDGLAETLVIEKFETV; from the coding sequence ATGGCAGCGCTAAAGCTTGCGATCGGCAACAAGAACTACTCGTCCTGGTCGATGCGGCCGTGGCTTGCGTTGCGCGCCAACGACATCCCGTTCGATGAGACCGTGATTCCGCTCTACACCGACGATCCCGCGGACAAGGCCAAGATCCTCTCCTTCAGCCGCGCCGGCAAGGTGCCGGTGCTGGTCGACGGCGACATCACGGTGTGGGATTCGCTCAGCATCATCGAATACATCGCCGAGCGCTATCCGGACAAGAAGCTGTGGCCGGATGATGTGGCGGCGCGCGCCCATGCCCGTTCCGTGTGCGCGGAGATGCATTCGGGCTTCGTAGCCCTGCGCAGCGAATGCGGCATGAACCTGCACCGCCCCGTCCGTCCGGTGGCGCTGTCGGCGGATGCGCTGGCCAACATCGCGCGGGTGCAGGAGATCTGGCGCGAATGCCGGACGCGCTATGGCGCCAACGGGCCGTTCCTGTTCGGCCGCTTCGGCGCGGCGGATGCGATGTATGCGCCGGTCGTGCACCGCTTCCGCACCTTCGCGATCGAGGTTGGGCCCGAGGCCAAGACCTATATGGACACCATGATGGCGCTCCCGGCCTTCCAGGAATGGACTCGCGACGGGCTCGCCGAAACGCTTGTCATCGAAAAGTTCGAGACCGTGTGA
- a CDS encoding YidB family protein, whose amino-acid sequence MGILDSLENNPALRSALGQLGAAVLPAVLSEVLGSNNQGGLSAIVAKLQQAGLGDQVKSWLGNGQNIPISADQLRAVLGNDTVRQLAARYNIPVDQLSQILAQELPKAVDQASPEGHLPHTA is encoded by the coding sequence ATGGGAATTCTGGACTCGCTGGAAAACAATCCAGCATTGCGCAGCGCGCTCGGCCAGCTCGGCGCCGCGGTCTTGCCGGCCGTGCTGAGCGAAGTGCTCGGCAGCAATAACCAGGGTGGCCTCAGCGCCATCGTCGCAAAGCTTCAGCAGGCGGGCTTGGGCGACCAGGTCAAATCCTGGCTTGGCAATGGCCAGAACATACCGATCTCGGCCGACCAGCTCCGCGCCGTGCTCGGCAATGACACCGTCCGGCAGCTCGCCGCCCGCTACAACATCCCGGTCGATCAACTGAGCCAGATTCTGGCCCAGGAGCTGCCCAAGGCGGTGGACCAGGCAAGCCCGGAGGGCCATCTGCCCCATACCGCCTGA